Part of the Geodermatophilus obscurus DSM 43160 genome is shown below.
TCGCGATCAGGCGCGCCGGCAGGGGCTCGGGCAGGAGCAGGCCGCGGGCATCGGTGGGTGGGCTGATGCGCGCACCCGGCCTCGGATGGTCAGACCGGAGCGAGGGCCTCATCACCGAGCGCCCGCAGGGTGTGGTGCGCCCGCCGGGCGATCTTGCGGGCGACCGAGAGTGCCGCCCGGTTGCCGCCGAGCCGGTCGGCGACCTGCCGGTAGTAGGCGTGATCCGGGGAGCCGGGGCGGGCGGCGCACTTGGCCGCCTCGAACAGCGCCCAGCGCAGCAGCGGCGAGCCCTGCCGCGATAGATGCCCCGGTGGGCGCTTGCCGTCGGAGGAGTAGACGGTGATGTCCAGCCCGGTGTGCCGGACCGCCTTGCGGGACGCGGAGAAGCGTCGGGTGTCGCCGAGCTCGGCCCACAGCGCCACCGCGGTGATCGGCCCGACCCCGTATTGGGCCTGCAGCGCCCGGCAGCCGGGCTGGCGGCGGGCGAACACCGCGATCTGCTTGCGCAGCGGAGCCAGCTCCGCGTCCAGGGCGTCCAGGATGCGCAGCGCCGCGGCGACCGCCTCCCGCCCCGCCGAAGACAGCTCTTCGGCTGCCTCGAGCCGCTGGCGGTTGCCCGCCCCGAGCAGATCGCCTGCGATCGCCGCGGCGCCCTGGTGCAGCAGGATGGCGTGGATGCGCTGGACCCAGGCGGTGTGCTCCTCACGCAGGTCGCGGAACAGCTGCAGCCGGGCGCGCATCTCGCACACCTGCTCCGGCGGAATCCACGACTCCGGCAGCCGCCCGCCGGCCAGCAGCTCGCGCAGGTGCCGGGCGTCGGTCCGGTCGGTCTTCGCCCGCCGCTTCGGGCCGCGGGCGGCCGCGGTGTCGGCCGGCTCGGCCAGATGTGCCTCGATCCCGGCACGGCGCAGCTCCTCCACCACGAACCGCCAGCCGGTGCAGGCCTCCACCGCGAACGCCGCCGGCGAGTCGGCGACGGTGTCCTGCAGCCAGCGGCGCAGCAGCATCCGGTCGGCCGGGGCGATCCGGCCGCGCCGGGTCTGGCCGCTGCGCTCATCGAGGTAGTCAAAGGTGATCTGCCGCCGGTGAACGTCCAATCCACCTACGATCCGCATCGGGGGCCTCCTCACGCTCCTACAGCCGACGCACGTAAACGTGCGCCTGAGCTGAGGGGGTCCCTTCGCATGTCATCTTTTTCCGCGGTGGCTCGGGTAGCACTCAGATAGGCGTGGGCGAGCATGGCCAGGGTGATGTGCCGGTACCAGGCGGTGTAGTCCCGCACTTGGTAGGAGGCCAGCCCGGCCTGGTTTTTGGCCGCCTGAAAGCACTCCTCGATGCGCCAGCGACCACCGGCCACTGCGATGAGCTGCTCGAGGGTGGTTTCGGCCGGTCCGGCGCAGACGTAGAACGCCAGCTCCGCGGTCTCGCCGAGGTCGGTGGGAATGCTGCGGCGGGCCAGCACCCAGCGCGCCCAGCCGGGATCGAACCCGGCCAGCAGCTCGATCCGGGCCCAGTCGTAGAACCGCTGGCCGTGCGCGCCGGCGCCGGCCGAGCGCCGAGCCCAGGCCTCGGCCGGGACCTCGGCGATCAGGGCGCGGACCCGGCGCTGGCGCCAGTCGACGGTGGCCACCGTGTCGGTGCTGCGAGTGGCCAGCACATAGGGCAGCCCGTGCTGCTCGCACCACACCCGCAGCTGCTTGTCCTGCCCGTAGATCTCATTGGCGGTCAGCCAGCCGACCGGCACCCCGGCGTCCAGGGCGCGGGTGAGCATGCGGCGGGCCAGCTCCGGCTTGGTGGCGAAGCCGACCTCGTCGCCGATGCCGGCGGCGCGGGCGCGCTCGCGGTCGTCGGTCCAGGCTCTCGGTAGGTAGAGCTCCCGGTCGATCAGCGCCCGCCCGGCTGAAGTGGCGTAGGCCAGGAAGACGCCGATCTGACAGTTGTCGATCTTGCCGGTGGTGCCGGTGTACTGCCGGCCCACGCCGGCCGACCGGCTGCCCTTCTTGATGAACCCGGTCTCATCCACGATCAGCACCCCGCCCGGGCCGAGCCGCTCCACCACGAAGGACCGCAGCTCATCGCGCACGGCGTCGGCATCCCAGTCCGCGGTGCGCAGCAGCCGCTGCATCCCATCCGGAGACACCTCCCCGGCGGCCTCGGCCAGCGTCCAGCCGTTCTTGCGCTCCAGCCGCCCGAGCAGGCCGCGCAGATAGGCCAGCACCCGGGCCCGCGGCTCGGCCCGAGCAAACGCACCGGCAATCCGCCGGTGGACCTCCTCCAGGCCCGCCGCCCAGTCCTGCACCTCGGCCACCAGGCCATCACAGCGCATCCGAAAACGCTGCTACCAGCCCTCACTGGATCCCGGCAGCGACACACCTTCAAGTGCCGTTGCAGTACTAGCTCGTGATTCACTAAGGAGATCGCTAGTAGCTTGATCGCTAGCCAATGCGCGGAGACCATTGAGGAGTGCGCCAGGACGACGGCCGCAAGCTCGACCACCAGACGCTGCAGGCGCTGCGGCTGCGGGCGGTCGAGCAGGTGGCCCGGGGTGTGCCGGTGGCCGAGGTCGGCGCGGGCGGCCGCGCCGCCGCCTGCGGGAGCTGTTCGCCGACCGCGGCTACAACTACGACATCTACCGCCGACGGCGGCTGCTGGAGTCAGGCTCCGCAACACACCACGACCCTGCCCCGCCCGTCACCAGCAAGACGTCCCGCTAACCAGGCACGAGGTCATAAGTACCGCGTCAGGCAAACATTCGACGTGAAGGCGACCTCAGACACGCCCCGGTCGAGGTTCCGGTGCTCCGGGTCGATGCCCTCATGGTGAATGTCGGCGACTCCTGCGAGGTCA
Proteins encoded:
- a CDS encoding IS110 family transposase; translated protein: MRIVGGLDVHRRQITFDYLDERSGQTRRGRIAPADRMLLRRWLQDTVADSPAAFAVEACTGWRFVVEELRRAGIEAHLAEPADTAAARGPKRRAKTDRTDARHLRELLAGGRLPESWIPPEQVCEMRARLQLFRDLREEHTAWVQRIHAILLHQGAAAIAGDLLGAGNRQRLEAAEELSSAGREAVAAALRILDALDAELAPLRKQIAVFARRQPGCRALQAQYGVGPITAVALWAELGDTRRFSASRKAVRHTGLDITVYSSDGKRPPGHLSRQGSPLLRWALFEAAKCAARPGSPDHAYYRQVADRLGGNRAALSVARKIARRAHHTLRALGDEALAPV
- a CDS encoding IS701 family transposase, with the translated sequence MRCDGLVAEVQDWAAGLEEVHRRIAGAFARAEPRARVLAYLRGLLGRLERKNGWTLAEAAGEVSPDGMQRLLRTADWDADAVRDELRSFVVERLGPGGVLIVDETGFIKKGSRSAGVGRQYTGTTGKIDNCQIGVFLAYATSAGRALIDRELYLPRAWTDDRERARAAGIGDEVGFATKPELARRMLTRALDAGVPVGWLTANEIYGQDKQLRVWCEQHGLPYVLATRSTDTVATVDWRQRRVRALIAEVPAEAWARRSAGAGAHGQRFYDWARIELLAGFDPGWARWVLARRSIPTDLGETAELAFYVCAGPAETTLEQLIAVAGGRWRIEECFQAAKNQAGLASYQVRDYTAWYRHITLAMLAHAYLSATRATAEKDDMRRDPLSSGARLRASAVGA